One segment of Panicum virgatum strain AP13 chromosome 3K, P.virgatum_v5, whole genome shotgun sequence DNA contains the following:
- the LOC120699185 gene encoding uncharacterized protein LOC120699185 — translation MGDQGGPISAAEFQDMREQMNQLRQQLQALQCNLRHAPNREDQHDDGEHVEDDDPAALEAEAARHAAAGGGGHGHGAGGGHGAGFGNFSVPNMWPQFFGRARRVPIIGTADFDSDADFDYQNDHLAGHYGNHGGHDDDHGGAPFGHFGAFGNHQFAGNDGHRDRRHGAPDRRHNDDGLGEVKVNIPAFTGKENADAYYEWETKVDQIFDLYEYPAEKKAKLAAIEFRGCAITGGIKYVQNSIVWDMIISLGKT, via the coding sequence ATGGGTGACCAAGGTGGTCCTATTTCTGCTGCAGAGTTTCAGGATATGCGTGAACAAATGAACCAATTGAGACAACAGCTACAAGCACTTCAATGTAACCTACGCCATGCACCTAATAGGGAGGATCAACATGATGATGGAGAACATGTAGAGGACGATGATCCTGCTGCCTTGGAGGCTGAGGCTGCACGTCATGCCGCTGCAGGAGGCGGTGGCCACGGAcatggtgctggtggtggtcaTGGTGCTGGTTTTGGCAATTTTAGTGTACCTAATATGTGGCCACAATTTTTTGGTCGTGCACGTCGTGTTCCTATTATTGGCACTGCAGATTTTGACAGTGATGCTGATTTTGATTATCAAAACGACCATCTAGCAGGGCACTATGGTAACCATGGTggtcatgatgatgatcatggAGGTGCTCCCTTTGGTCATTTTGGTGCTTTTGGTAACCACCAATTTGCTGGTAATGATGGCCACCGTGATCGGCGTCATGGAGCTCCTGACCGCCGCCATAATGATGATGGTTTGGGCGAAGTTAAAGTGAACATACCTGCATTTACCGGCAAGGAAAATGCTGATGCTTATTATGAGTGGGAGACCAAGGTGGATCAGATATTTGATTTATATGAATACCCAGCTGAGAAGAAAGCAAAATTGGCAGCAATTGAATTCAGAGGTTGTGCCATCACAGGGGGAATCAAGTACGTGCAGAATTCCATCGTGTGGGACATGATCATATCACTTGGGAAGACATGA